The following are from one region of the Actinopolyspora halophila DSM 43834 genome:
- a CDS encoding ATP-binding protein, giving the protein MDVIAEGNTARGRGPVRRWPLAGQFFALQLVLIVIALVASGLFWWRNTRAELDEQYAQRVLVIAESVASLHTVREAFDDPHPEDTIAPLAERIRRATGASFIVVANRKQIRYSHPDPGRIGEHLSTDAAPALAGEVWTGVQTGTTGRSMRAKVPVLDDSGRVIGVVSVGVPVSTVSEEVAQSLPELLGTVLTLMLLGGFGTYLVFRRMRRKTFGMASDEIGRLVDHRVAMLHALKEGVVAFDSDGRITLVNDEAHRLLGLPADAEGRRLDELGLPERLHEVLAGEADGTDQIVLRAGRVLALNRMPIRSDRSDGGSVVTLRDRTQLDQLAQELDGARTTTDALRAQAHEFSNRIHTISGLLELGEYEEARTFVAELSAAHGRFTEELTTRVRDAAVSALLLAKSAAAGERGAEFVLDPDTDLGALPSSTARDDLILVVGNLIDNALDSLDGEGGRVRVSLRSAEEDGTTATRIEVGDSGAGIAPDLVNEVFRAGFTTKVAEQGGTGGLGLALVRQTCRNRGGWVRADNDGGAVFTALLPAVEEPVSAVGRGNSDTAASGGQR; this is encoded by the coding sequence ATGGACGTCATCGCCGAGGGCAACACCGCGCGTGGCCGCGGACCGGTGCGACGCTGGCCACTGGCAGGCCAGTTCTTCGCACTGCAGCTGGTGCTGATCGTGATAGCTCTCGTGGCGAGCGGGCTTTTCTGGTGGCGCAACACCCGAGCCGAACTCGACGAGCAGTACGCGCAGCGCGTGTTGGTGATCGCCGAGTCGGTGGCCTCGCTGCACACGGTCCGGGAGGCCTTCGACGATCCGCATCCCGAGGACACGATCGCGCCGCTGGCCGAGCGGATACGCCGAGCGACCGGAGCTTCGTTCATCGTCGTCGCCAACAGGAAGCAGATCCGCTACTCCCACCCGGATCCCGGACGTATCGGCGAGCACCTGTCCACCGACGCCGCACCCGCGCTGGCGGGTGAGGTGTGGACCGGCGTGCAGACCGGGACCACCGGACGTTCCATGCGGGCGAAAGTGCCGGTGCTCGACGACTCCGGCCGGGTCATCGGGGTCGTCTCGGTGGGAGTCCCGGTCTCGACCGTCAGCGAGGAAGTGGCCCAGAGCCTGCCCGAGCTGCTCGGAACCGTGCTGACGCTGATGCTGCTCGGCGGCTTCGGGACCTATCTGGTCTTCCGGAGGATGCGTCGGAAGACCTTCGGCATGGCTTCCGACGAGATCGGGAGGTTGGTCGACCACCGGGTGGCCATGCTGCACGCGCTCAAGGAAGGAGTGGTGGCGTTCGACTCGGACGGCAGGATCACGCTGGTCAACGACGAGGCACACCGGTTGCTGGGGTTGCCCGCCGACGCGGAGGGGCGCCGCCTCGACGAGCTGGGACTGCCGGAACGACTGCACGAGGTGCTGGCGGGCGAGGCCGACGGGACGGATCAGATCGTCCTGCGCGCGGGCAGGGTGCTCGCGCTCAACCGGATGCCGATACGTTCGGACCGCAGCGACGGCGGATCCGTGGTCACGCTGCGGGACCGCACCCAGCTCGACCAGCTCGCGCAGGAGCTGGACGGTGCGCGCACCACCACGGACGCGCTGCGTGCCCAGGCCCACGAGTTCTCCAACCGCATTCACACGATCTCGGGGTTGTTGGAGCTCGGCGAGTACGAGGAGGCGCGGACCTTCGTCGCGGAACTCAGCGCCGCCCACGGTCGCTTCACCGAGGAACTCACCACTCGCGTTCGGGACGCGGCGGTCTCGGCCCTGCTGCTGGCGAAGTCGGCCGCGGCAGGTGAGCGCGGTGCCGAGTTCGTGCTGGACCCGGACACCGATCTCGGCGCGCTGCCCAGCTCCACCGCGCGCGACGACCTGATCCTCGTCGTCGGCAACCTGATCGACAATGCCCTGGACTCGCTGGACGGGGAAGGTGGCAGGGTGCGTGTGTCACTGCGATCCGCGGAGGAGGACGGTACGACGGCTACCAGGATCGAGGTCGGGGACTCGGGGGCGGGAATCGCCCCGGACCTGGTGAACGAGGTGTTCCGGGCCGGATTCACCACGAAAGTGGCCGAACAGGGCGGAACCGGCGGTCTGGGACTGGCGCTGGTGCGTCAGACCTGCCGCAACCGGGGCGGCTGGGTTCGCGCCGACAACGACGGGGGTGCCGTGTTCACCGCGCTGCTGCCCGCGGTGGAAGAACCCGTCTCGGCGGTGGGTCGCGGGAATTCGGACACGGCGGCATCGGGAGGCCAGCGATGA
- a CDS encoding DUF1883 domain-containing protein, translated as MIQLTQACLLDKYEYQVDRDGDPYEYHSGFFAHTPVLLEIPYDAYWFLVVDSNDRRITVDVEELFDRKPVELLYRAGEDISGAITGVGVGAFRCSSHIGGQGRHDYNSGSGRYDRDRDDPRRWNAFTDDQFNPT; from the coding sequence GTGATCCAGTTGACTCAAGCCTGCCTGCTTGACAAGTATGAGTACCAGGTCGATCGCGACGGTGATCCCTACGAGTACCACAGCGGGTTTTTCGCCCACACTCCCGTACTGCTGGAAATACCCTACGACGCGTACTGGTTCCTCGTCGTTGATAGCAACGACCGGAGGATCACCGTCGACGTCGAGGAACTGTTCGACCGAAAACCTGTCGAGCTCTTGTACCGAGCTGGCGAAGACATCAGTGGCGCCATCACCGGTGTCGGCGTCGGTGCATTTCGGTGCTCTTCCCACATCGGAGGCCAAGGGCGGCACGACTACAACTCCGGATCGGGCCGCTACGACCGCGACCGGGACGATCCCCGCCGGTGGAACGCGTTCACCGATGACCAGTTCAACCCCACCTAA
- a CDS encoding ATP-binding protein, protein MITARPPCARGEPDSELCYRDLPAAPERLPALRNALAEWAGTAGLGAEQVEMLMLASYEALANVVAHAYPDDSGVLDLEARLLHESARVEVTVTDYGHWRPAQEEHRDLGGRGLILLRSLAEHAEVSTGEGGTTVRMHWTPESEA, encoded by the coding sequence ATGATTACCGCCCGCCCACCCTGTGCTCGCGGTGAACCCGATTCCGAGCTGTGCTACCGGGACCTTCCCGCCGCTCCCGAACGGCTTCCCGCGTTGCGCAACGCGCTCGCCGAATGGGCCGGAACGGCCGGTTTGGGCGCGGAGCAGGTGGAAATGCTGATGTTGGCGAGCTACGAGGCACTGGCCAACGTGGTCGCGCACGCCTATCCGGACGACAGCGGTGTGCTGGACCTGGAGGCGCGCCTGCTGCACGAATCCGCACGGGTCGAGGTGACTGTCACCGACTACGGGCACTGGCGTCCGGCACAGGAGGAGCACCGGGACCTCGGCGGGCGCGGACTGATCCTGCTGCGCAGCCTGGCCGAGCACGCCGAGGTCTCCACCGGCGAGGGCGGAACCACGGTACGTATGCACTGGACGCCGGAGTCGGAGGCGTGA
- a CDS encoding response regulator — MIRVLVVDDDVLVARNHRKLVDSLDGFEAVGVAHTAAEALRLTEELRPELVLLDLYLPDDSGVRVLQRLRGNARAVDVLVITAVRDVETVKASMQGGAVHYLLKPFPFSELRNRLNNYAEAQRKLDSVVEAEQDDVDRAYGLLRAGERKSVPTELPKGLSPVTARLVTETLRAADADLSAVEVARRSGLSRVSARRYLDHFTAIGRVELNLRYGSAGRPEHRYRWVADGRTR, encoded by the coding sequence ATGATTCGGGTTCTCGTGGTCGACGACGACGTCCTCGTGGCCAGGAATCACCGCAAGCTCGTCGACAGCCTGGACGGGTTCGAAGCGGTCGGTGTCGCCCACACGGCCGCGGAGGCGTTGCGGTTGACGGAGGAGCTGCGACCCGAGCTGGTGCTGCTGGACCTGTACCTGCCGGACGACTCCGGGGTGCGGGTACTGCAGAGGCTGCGTGGCAACGCTCGCGCCGTGGATGTCCTCGTGATCACCGCGGTCAGGGACGTGGAGACGGTGAAGGCCTCCATGCAGGGGGGCGCGGTGCACTACCTGCTGAAGCCCTTCCCGTTCAGCGAGCTGCGCAATCGACTGAACAACTACGCCGAGGCGCAGCGGAAGCTGGACTCGGTGGTCGAGGCGGAGCAGGACGATGTGGACCGTGCCTACGGGTTGTTGCGGGCCGGGGAGCGGAAGAGCGTGCCCACCGAGCTGCCCAAGGGGCTCTCACCGGTGACGGCGCGGCTGGTGACCGAAACGCTGCGCGCGGCCGACGCCGACCTCTCCGCCGTGGAGGTGGCGCGGCGATCCGGGCTGTCCCGGGTGAGCGCCCGGCGCTATCTCGACCATTTCACCGCGATCGGCAGGGTGGAGCTGAACCTGCGGTACGGATCCGCGGGCAGGCCCGAACACCGGTACCGGTGGGTCGCGGACGGCCGGACCCGGTAG
- a CDS encoding methylated-DNA--[protein]-cysteine S-methyltransferase, producing the protein MDTKHTVIDSPLGQLTAVAEGAHLTGLHFEGRENKDPEAVFGPRVDTEFRQTRRQLDEYFAGERTRFDLPLTFHGDDFEKRVWNLLTGIGYGETRSYGRLAEQLGNPGLARAVGTATGRNPLVVIVPCHRVLGADGSLTGFGGGLERKRYLLRLEEPPAEEAGRLF; encoded by the coding sequence ATGGACACCAAGCACACGGTGATCGATTCGCCGCTGGGCCAGCTGACCGCCGTGGCCGAAGGGGCCCACCTGACCGGGCTGCACTTCGAAGGCCGCGAGAACAAGGACCCCGAGGCTGTGTTCGGACCCCGCGTCGACACGGAGTTCCGGCAGACCAGACGCCAGCTGGACGAGTACTTCGCGGGCGAGCGCACCCGCTTCGACCTCCCGCTTACCTTCCACGGCGACGACTTCGAGAAGCGCGTGTGGAACCTGCTCACCGGGATCGGCTACGGCGAGACCCGCAGCTACGGCCGCTTGGCCGAGCAACTCGGCAACCCGGGCCTGGCCAGAGCGGTGGGCACGGCCACCGGCCGCAATCCGCTAGTCGTGATCGTGCCCTGCCACCGGGTTCTCGGCGCGGACGGCAGCCTGACCGGTTTCGGAGGCGGCCTCGAACGCAAACGTTACCTGCTGCGCCTGGAGGAACCGCCCGCCGAGGAGGCGGGCAGACTGTTCTGA
- a CDS encoding GAF domain-containing SpoIIE family protein phosphatase, whose product MVAAGRVSGKDPLVTAENVTHVTRTRSGRAGNSAEAGRLAAVEHYSILDTPPEGAFDRLAALAARWLETPFATVSFVDADRVWFKAVHGLEGTTQVSHDHGLAASAIRDDEPCAIRDVLSDPRTGNTPSVPDECGLRSYAAAPIITPEGHRLGTVDVFDTRPREFHGSELSTLAELAAVAMDALELRLSTLTTLRHERQLRKQLESFASTLQRTLLPPSLPAVPGLQLSCHYHTADPGEVTGDFYDVFALADGRWAFFLGDVSGHGSSAATVASLTRYTLRTAAMHSADPTAVLEELNTVLLHDPNVSHSATVLFGVLAPDSEGGFDIVLAGGGHPPALWLRPEVDGGSGVEEVWPEGGMLVGALPDASFATRRLRLRPGQTLLLYTDGLTEARPGGELYGEERLAEFLTRHVDVGATALVGELDGLLAEFGSAVTDDVALLAMSVPRD is encoded by the coding sequence ATGGTGGCGGCCGGCCGAGTATCCGGAAAGGACCCACTGGTGACCGCTGAGAACGTAACGCACGTTACCCGCACACGCTCGGGGCGGGCAGGGAACAGCGCTGAGGCGGGACGGCTGGCTGCTGTCGAGCACTACAGCATCCTGGACACGCCTCCCGAAGGGGCTTTCGACCGCCTGGCCGCGCTGGCGGCGCGGTGGCTGGAAACCCCCTTCGCGACGGTCTCGTTCGTGGACGCCGACCGGGTCTGGTTCAAGGCCGTGCACGGCCTGGAGGGAACCACCCAGGTCAGCCATGACCACGGCCTCGCGGCCTCCGCGATCCGGGACGACGAGCCGTGCGCGATCCGGGACGTCCTGTCCGATCCGCGGACGGGGAACACCCCGTCGGTACCCGATGAGTGCGGTCTCCGTTCCTACGCCGCCGCGCCGATCATCACCCCGGAGGGACACCGGCTGGGAACGGTCGACGTGTTCGACACCCGGCCCCGCGAGTTCCACGGCTCCGAGCTGTCCACCCTGGCCGAACTGGCGGCGGTGGCCATGGACGCGCTGGAGTTACGGTTGTCGACGCTGACGACGCTGCGACACGAACGCCAGCTGCGCAAACAGCTCGAGAGCTTCGCCTCGACGCTGCAGCGGACGCTGTTACCGCCCTCCCTGCCCGCTGTTCCGGGGTTGCAGTTGTCCTGCCACTACCACACGGCTGATCCCGGTGAGGTGACCGGAGACTTCTACGACGTGTTCGCGCTCGCCGACGGCCGATGGGCCTTCTTCCTCGGCGACGTCTCGGGACACGGTTCCTCGGCGGCCACGGTGGCCTCGCTCACCCGCTACACCCTGCGGACCGCCGCGATGCACAGCGCCGATCCGACCGCCGTGCTCGAAGAGCTGAACACCGTGCTGCTGCACGACCCCAACGTCTCCCACTCGGCCACGGTGCTCTTCGGCGTTCTCGCGCCAGACTCGGAAGGGGGGTTCGACATCGTCCTCGCCGGTGGCGGGCATCCCCCCGCGCTGTGGTTACGTCCCGAGGTCGACGGCGGCTCCGGCGTCGAGGAGGTGTGGCCGGAGGGCGGCATGCTGGTCGGAGCACTGCCCGACGCGTCGTTCGCCACCCGCCGGCTGCGGTTACGGCCCGGCCAGACACTGCTGCTCTACACCGACGGTCTCACCGAGGCCCGCCCCGGCGGTGAGCTATACGGCGAGGAGCGACTGGCGGAGTTCCTCACCCGGCACGTCGATGTCGGTGCCACCGCGCTGGTGGGTGAGCTCGACGGTCTGCTCGCGGAGTTCGGCTCCGCGGTCACCGACGACGTGGCGCTGCTGGCGATGAGCGTGCCCCGCGACTGA
- a CDS encoding flavin-containing monooxygenase, whose product MTRTDLPGPGETAARDDVDPQRRVDAWLAEFESALAARDVRRAAEMFAVDSYWRDLIAFTWNIKTVEGREGVSDMLTARLEDTAPSGFRTTEPPQESEGVVAAFVEFETALGRGYGHLRLAAEGAWTLLTTMYELKGFEEAKGSRRPKGTVHGPGAGSAGWGERRAEEEATLGYTHQPYVVVVGGGQGGITLGARLRQLGVPALVVERNARAGDSWRNRYKTLCLHDPVWYDHLPYIPFPENWPVFAPKDKMGDWLEMYTRVMEVPYWTSSTCTAASYDERAQEWVVHVDRDGEQVTLRPKQLVLATGVSGKPNFPEFPGQERFTGEQHHSSSHPGPEDYAGKRAVVIGSNNSAHDICGALWEVGADVTMVQRSSTHVVKSDSLMELGLGDLYSERAIAAGMTTHKADLTFASMPYRIMPRFQIPIYRAIAERDADFYERLERAGFQHDWGEDGSGLFMKYLRRGSGYYIDVGAAELVANGDIRLANGQVGELTEDAVVLEDGRRLPADLVVYATGYGSMNGWAAELIGQEVADRVGKCWGLGSGTAKDPGPWEGEERNMWKPTHQEGLWFHGGNLHQARHYSLYLALQLKARYEDIPTPVYGMQEVHHLS is encoded by the coding sequence ATGACCCGGACCGACCTGCCCGGCCCCGGCGAGACCGCCGCACGGGACGACGTGGACCCGCAGCGACGGGTGGACGCGTGGCTCGCGGAATTCGAGTCCGCGCTCGCGGCCCGCGACGTTCGGCGGGCTGCCGAGATGTTCGCCGTCGACAGCTACTGGCGCGACCTGATCGCGTTCACCTGGAACATCAAAACAGTCGAGGGGCGTGAAGGCGTTTCCGACATGTTGACGGCCCGGCTCGAGGACACCGCCCCCTCCGGGTTCCGCACCACGGAACCACCGCAGGAGTCGGAGGGGGTCGTGGCCGCCTTCGTCGAGTTCGAAACCGCCCTTGGTCGCGGTTACGGGCACCTCCGGTTGGCAGCGGAGGGTGCCTGGACGCTGCTGACCACCATGTACGAGCTCAAGGGGTTCGAGGAGGCGAAGGGGAGCCGACGTCCGAAAGGGACGGTGCACGGCCCCGGGGCCGGCAGTGCCGGCTGGGGTGAGCGGCGTGCCGAGGAGGAGGCGACGCTCGGCTACACCCATCAGCCGTACGTGGTCGTCGTGGGCGGTGGCCAGGGCGGGATCACCCTCGGTGCGCGGCTGCGCCAGCTCGGCGTTCCCGCACTGGTCGTGGAACGCAACGCTCGGGCGGGCGACTCGTGGCGCAACCGCTACAAAACCCTCTGCCTGCACGACCCCGTGTGGTACGACCACCTTCCCTACATTCCGTTCCCGGAGAACTGGCCGGTGTTCGCCCCGAAGGACAAGATGGGCGACTGGCTCGAGATGTACACGCGGGTGATGGAGGTCCCGTACTGGACGTCCAGCACGTGCACCGCGGCCTCCTACGACGAGCGGGCGCAGGAGTGGGTGGTGCACGTCGACCGTGACGGTGAGCAGGTCACCCTGCGCCCGAAGCAGCTGGTGCTCGCCACCGGGGTGTCCGGCAAGCCCAATTTCCCCGAGTTTCCCGGCCAGGAGCGGTTCACCGGGGAGCAACACCACTCCAGCAGCCATCCCGGACCCGAGGATTACGCCGGTAAGCGTGCCGTGGTGATCGGTTCCAACAACTCGGCGCACGACATCTGCGGCGCGCTCTGGGAGGTCGGTGCCGACGTCACCATGGTGCAGCGCTCCTCCACCCACGTCGTCAAATCCGACTCGTTGATGGAGCTCGGGCTCGGTGACCTGTACTCCGAGCGGGCGATCGCAGCGGGGATGACCACCCACAAGGCCGATCTGACGTTCGCCTCGATGCCCTACCGGATCATGCCCCGGTTCCAGATACCGATCTACCGGGCGATAGCCGAGCGCGACGCCGACTTCTACGAGCGGTTGGAAAGGGCCGGTTTCCAGCACGACTGGGGCGAGGACGGTTCCGGGCTGTTCATGAAGTACTTGCGCCGGGGGTCCGGCTACTACATCGACGTCGGGGCCGCGGAGCTGGTCGCCAACGGCGACATCCGCCTCGCCAACGGACAGGTCGGTGAGCTGACCGAGGACGCGGTCGTGCTGGAGGACGGCAGGCGGCTGCCCGCCGATCTGGTGGTGTACGCGACCGGGTACGGCTCGATGAACGGCTGGGCCGCCGAGCTGATCGGTCAGGAGGTCGCGGACAGGGTGGGCAAGTGCTGGGGGCTCGGCTCCGGCACGGCCAAGGACCCCGGTCCCTGGGAGGGGGAGGAGCGCAACATGTGGAAACCCACCCACCAGGAGGGACTCTGGTTCCACGGCGGGAACCTGCACCAGGCGCGGCACTACTCGCTGTACCTGGCGCTGCAGCTCAAGGCCCGCTACGAGGACATCCCGACTCCCGTCTACGGGATGCAGGAGGTGCACCACCTGAGCTGA
- a CDS encoding STAS domain-containing protein: MSDTPTHTDDSASVEGADKVSTSLQWHGRTAVLVITGEVDMVTAPRVQEKLTSTLEENRPPVLVVDLEHVDFFASAGLSALVAAYQQAGESTSLRVVAGNSATARPLRVTALDRKIAVYSSREEALSADR; this comes from the coding sequence ATGTCCGATACACCTACCCATACAGACGATTCCGCGTCGGTGGAAGGGGCCGACAAGGTAAGCACGTCCCTCCAGTGGCACGGGCGGACCGCTGTGCTGGTGATCACCGGAGAGGTCGACATGGTGACCGCTCCGCGGGTCCAGGAGAAACTGACCTCCACGCTGGAGGAGAACCGTCCCCCGGTGCTGGTGGTCGATCTGGAGCACGTCGACTTCTTCGCCTCGGCGGGCCTGTCGGCGCTGGTCGCGGCGTACCAGCAGGCCGGGGAAAGCACCTCCCTGCGCGTCGTGGCCGGAAACAGCGCGACCGCACGACCGCTGCGGGTCACCGCCCTGGACCGCAAGATCGCCGTGTACTCCTCCCGCGAGGAGGCGCTGTCCGCGGATCGGTGA
- a CDS encoding GAF domain-containing protein has protein sequence MKDFSTTGQNTDLHAHARLLAETHEAVIGGSAPRVRPRGIVARSWTRALALGLDPAGRNSRDPLPAERVELLRRESPLGSVIEELRGLISTVADASRFLLVVADDDGVILWREGAADVARRADELGFVSGTRWAESVVGTNAIGTALAESAPVELFSAEHFEQPQHPWYCTAAPIHDPRTGEPLGVVDISGPALKLHPTVGALVGTAVRFAELSLWREHQRELEQLRTAAAPWLAGTRGPWLLVDGHGWVAHSSGVTAGQRTAVPRADRPVAVAGMGLCFAEPLAGGWLVRPHGEEVALRLLLDLSTSTPAIEVGGRGTPWRSSLGKRHAEILLVLRLAGVEGVSTATLSCCLHGDAEHTVAARAEMSRLRRLLGGVIEAKPYRAAPGVELRVELGTTERVEDCTFVRDSASPGVLAFARRQAPLRGE, from the coding sequence GTGAAGGACTTCAGCACGACCGGACAGAACACGGATCTGCACGCGCACGCCCGCCTTCTCGCCGAGACGCACGAGGCGGTCATCGGTGGTTCCGCTCCGCGGGTCCGTCCACGTGGGATCGTCGCCCGCTCCTGGACCCGAGCGCTCGCCCTCGGACTGGACCCCGCGGGCCGCAACTCGCGCGATCCGCTGCCCGCGGAGCGAGTGGAGCTGCTGCGTCGCGAGTCCCCGCTCGGCTCGGTCATCGAAGAACTCCGCGGCCTGATATCGACGGTCGCGGACGCGTCGCGGTTCCTGCTCGTGGTCGCCGACGACGACGGGGTGATCCTGTGGCGCGAGGGCGCGGCCGACGTCGCTCGGCGGGCGGACGAACTGGGTTTCGTCAGCGGCACGCGCTGGGCCGAGTCGGTGGTGGGGACCAACGCCATCGGGACGGCACTCGCCGAGTCGGCTCCCGTGGAGCTGTTCTCCGCGGAGCACTTCGAACAGCCGCAGCACCCCTGGTACTGCACGGCCGCACCGATCCACGATCCGCGAACGGGCGAACCGCTCGGTGTCGTCGACATAAGCGGTCCCGCGCTGAAGCTGCACCCGACGGTCGGCGCGCTCGTCGGCACCGCGGTGCGGTTCGCGGAGCTGAGTCTGTGGCGCGAGCACCAACGCGAGCTCGAACAGCTGCGCACGGCGGCCGCCCCGTGGCTGGCCGGAACGCGGGGCCCGTGGTTGCTCGTGGACGGGCACGGCTGGGTGGCGCACAGTTCGGGGGTGACCGCCGGGCAGCGCACAGCCGTACCGCGCGCGGACCGGCCCGTGGCCGTTGCCGGGATGGGGCTGTGCTTCGCCGAACCCCTCGCGGGCGGGTGGCTGGTGCGGCCCCACGGCGAGGAGGTCGCCCTGCGACTGCTGCTCGACCTGTCCACCAGCACTCCCGCGATCGAGGTCGGCGGTCGCGGGACACCGTGGCGCAGCTCGCTGGGGAAACGGCACGCGGAGATCCTGCTGGTGCTGCGCCTCGCGGGGGTGGAGGGAGTCAGCACGGCCACGTTGAGCTGTTGTCTCCACGGCGACGCCGAGCACACGGTCGCGGCCCGCGCGGAGATGTCCCGCCTGCGCAGGCTGCTCGGTGGCGTGATCGAGGCCAAACCGTACCGTGCAGCTCCTGGAGTCGAGCTGCGCGTGGAGCTCGGCACCACCGAACGTGTGGAGGACTGCACGTTCGTCCGCGACTCGGCCTCACCCGGGGTGCTTGCTTTCGCCCGGCGGCAGGCACCGCTTCGGGGGGAGTAG